Proteins from one Candidatus Margulisiibacteriota bacterium genomic window:
- a CDS encoding fumarate hydratase — protein sequence MRELSAKKITEAVKTLCIEANTNLGEDVEAALNKALKDETAADAREIIRQIIQNAEIARKEKLPLCQDTGTAVVFIELGQEVHLTDGTLAEAVNEGVSQGYNKGYLRKSIAADPLKRGNTGDNTPAVIHTELVPGDQVKIGLLCKGGGAENKSAVRMFQPTTPAKEIEEFVLETIKKAGPDACPPLIVGVGIGGNFDSVTLLAKKALLRPVGHHHSASDVAKMEKSLFDRANKLGIGPMGLGGRTTVLAVNIEQRPCHISSLPVAVNIECHAHRYKNTTI from the coding sequence ATGCGCGAACTATCCGCCAAGAAAATAACTGAAGCCGTCAAAACCCTCTGCATCGAGGCCAACACCAACCTGGGCGAAGATGTCGAGGCGGCGCTGAACAAGGCGCTGAAAGACGAAACTGCGGCGGACGCCCGCGAGATCATCCGTCAGATCATCCAGAACGCGGAAATAGCCCGCAAAGAAAAACTGCCGCTCTGCCAGGATACCGGCACCGCCGTCGTCTTTATCGAGCTCGGCCAGGAAGTCCATTTGACCGACGGCACGCTGGCCGAAGCGGTCAACGAAGGCGTCAGCCAGGGTTACAATAAAGGCTACCTGCGCAAGTCGATCGCCGCCGACCCGCTCAAACGGGGCAATACCGGCGACAACACGCCGGCCGTCATCCACACCGAGCTCGTTCCCGGCGACCAGGTCAAGATCGGCCTCCTCTGCAAAGGCGGCGGCGCCGAGAACAAGAGCGCCGTCCGGATGTTCCAGCCCACCACCCCAGCCAAGGAGATCGAGGAATTCGTCCTGGAAACGATCAAGAAAGCCGGACCGGACGCCTGCCCCCCCTTGATCGTCGGCGTCGGGATCGGCGGGAACTTTGACTCAGTAACTTTACTGGCCAAAAAAGCGCTGCTCCGCCCGGTCGGCCATCATCACAGCGCGTCTGACGTCGCTAAAATGGAAAAGTCGCTCTTTGACCGGGCCAACAAGCTGGGGATCGGGCCGATGGGGCTCGGCGGGCGAACGACCGTCCTGGCCGTCAACATCGAACAGAGACCTTGCCACATTTCGTCGCTCCCGGTCGCGGTCAACATTGAATGCCATGCCCATCGCTATAAAAACACCACTATCTGA
- the ruvC gene encoding crossover junction endodeoxyribonuclease RuvC, whose protein sequence is MLTLGIDPGTATTGFGLVRQLADKLDHVHCGVITTTPKDSPQDRLRKIHAELKQLIIKHKPTHMAVERLFFGVNTKTAMAVGQARGIVLLTAAEHGLPVIEYTPLEVKVAVTGYGKAEKKQIQQMVKFLLKMADIPKPDDAADALAVAICHLHSHKMTTAAKK, encoded by the coding sequence ATGCTTACCCTGGGTATCGACCCTGGAACAGCTACCACTGGCTTCGGCCTGGTCCGCCAACTGGCAGATAAGCTCGACCATGTCCATTGCGGCGTTATTACCACCACTCCCAAAGATTCGCCCCAGGACCGTCTCCGCAAGATCCACGCCGAGCTCAAACAGCTGATCATCAAGCACAAACCGACCCACATGGCGGTGGAACGGCTCTTTTTCGGCGTCAACACCAAGACCGCCATGGCCGTCGGCCAGGCGCGGGGGATCGTCCTCCTGACGGCGGCCGAGCACGGCCTGCCGGTCATCGAGTACACGCCGCTCGAGGTCAAGGTCGCGGTCACCGGTTACGGCAAGGCGGAAAAGAAACAGATCCAGCAGATGGTCAAATTCCTCTTAAAGATGGCCGACATCCCCAAGCCCGACGACGCCGCCGACGCCCTGGCGGTCGCGATCTGCCATCTCCACTCCCACAAAATGACGACCGCCGCCAAGAAATGA
- the lysS gene encoding lysine--tRNA ligase, whose amino-acid sequence MSEELSDLLKVRREKLDEFRAQGMEPFPYKYAADATAAGVLARYQALKEGEESPAEVSLAGRVVLKRGHGKAAFAHIQDESGKVQVYGKLDVLGEKLYGLYQKLDLGDIIGVKGHVFRTKTGELTVRLSSFTLLCKSLHPLPEKWHGLSDKELRYRERYVDLIVNPEVKDVFVKRSRIVSFIRRFLEAKGFLEVETPVLHVLQGGAAAKPFETFHDALNMPLFLRIAPELYLKRLLVGGFEKVFEMGRVFRNEGMSFKHNPEYTMIEIYQAYADYADIMQLTEDLVVAAAREVLGTLEIEFRGEKINLAPPWKKISLLDALKENGIDLAGKDEAGIRKIAKAKGVEGADEIGIGKIINVLYDKFVEGTLRQPTFITDHPLETSPLAKKHRSKPGQVERFELIIAGMELANAFSELNDPLDQRARLKKQADLKAAGDEEAESMDEDFLRALEYGMPPAGGLGIGIDRLVMILTNQPSIRDVLFFPHMKPLGTSSNEGQ is encoded by the coding sequence ATGTCGGAAGAATTAAGCGATCTGTTAAAAGTTAGACGGGAAAAACTGGACGAGTTCCGCGCCCAAGGGATGGAGCCGTTCCCGTACAAATACGCGGCCGATGCGACCGCCGCCGGCGTGCTGGCCAGGTACCAGGCGCTCAAGGAGGGCGAAGAAAGCCCGGCCGAAGTCTCCCTGGCCGGGCGGGTCGTCCTGAAGCGCGGCCACGGCAAGGCGGCTTTCGCCCATATCCAGGACGAAAGCGGCAAGGTCCAGGTCTACGGCAAGCTGGACGTCCTGGGGGAAAAGCTCTACGGCCTCTACCAGAAGCTCGATCTCGGCGACATCATCGGGGTCAAGGGACACGTCTTCCGGACCAAGACCGGCGAGCTCACCGTCCGGCTGTCGTCCTTTACCCTGCTCTGCAAATCGCTCCACCCGCTCCCGGAAAAATGGCACGGCCTCTCCGACAAGGAGCTCCGCTACCGCGAGCGCTACGTCGACCTGATCGTCAATCCCGAGGTCAAGGACGTTTTCGTCAAGCGGAGCCGGATCGTCTCCTTTATCCGCCGCTTCCTGGAGGCCAAAGGTTTTCTCGAAGTGGAAACGCCGGTCCTCCACGTCCTGCAGGGGGGCGCCGCGGCCAAGCCGTTCGAGACCTTCCACGACGCGCTCAATATGCCGCTCTTCCTGCGGATCGCCCCGGAACTCTACCTGAAACGGCTGCTGGTCGGCGGTTTCGAGAAGGTCTTCGAAATGGGCCGCGTCTTCCGCAACGAAGGGATGTCCTTTAAGCACAACCCGGAATACACGATGATCGAGATCTACCAGGCGTACGCCGATTACGCCGACATCATGCAGCTGACGGAAGACCTGGTCGTCGCCGCCGCCCGGGAGGTCCTGGGGACGCTGGAGATCGAGTTCCGCGGCGAGAAGATCAACCTCGCCCCGCCCTGGAAAAAGATCTCGCTCCTCGACGCGCTCAAGGAGAACGGGATCGACCTGGCCGGCAAAGACGAAGCCGGGATCAGAAAGATCGCCAAGGCCAAAGGGGTTGAAGGGGCCGACGAGATCGGGATCGGCAAGATCATCAACGTCCTCTACGACAAGTTCGTCGAGGGGACGCTCCGCCAGCCGACCTTTATCACCGACCATCCGCTGGAAACCTCGCCGCTCGCCAAAAAGCACCGGAGCAAGCCGGGGCAGGTCGAGCGCTTTGAGCTGATCATCGCCGGCATGGAGCTGGCCAACGCTTTTTCCGAGCTGAACGACCCGCTCGACCAGCGCGCCCGGCTGAAGAAACAGGCCGACCTGAAGGCGGCCGGCGACGAGGAAGCGGAATCGATGGACGAGGATTTCCTCCGCGCCTTGGAGTACGGCATGCCGCCGGCCGGCGGCCTGGGGATCGGCATCGACCGGCTCGTCATGATCCTGACCAATCAGCCGTCGATCCGCGACGTTCTCTTTTTCCCGCACATGAAACCGCTTGGCACGAGCTCTAATGAAGGTCAGTGA
- a CDS encoding DUF4911 domain-containing protein codes for MSDSRDCFLKVKKEDIFLICPFFEAFEGMAAIRTPKPETGPYATLKLMVAPDFQAGFERVLENLGKHVWFERVA; via the coding sequence ATGAGCGATTCGCGGGACTGTTTCCTGAAGGTGAAAAAAGAGGACATCTTCCTGATCTGCCCGTTCTTCGAGGCGTTCGAAGGGATGGCGGCGATCCGCACGCCGAAGCCGGAGACGGGACCGTATGCAACGCTCAAATTAATGGTCGCGCCTGATTTTCAGGCCGGCTTTGAAAGGGTGCTGGAAAATCTTGGCAAACATGTTTGGTTTGAACGCGTTGCTTGA
- the metF gene encoding methylenetetrahydrofolate reductase [NAD(P)H]: MKVSEALRQGDPTLSFEFFPPRTPEQEERLFATVKELKRFEPDFVSVTYGAMGRTREKTAHWVKEIKDKFQIEPVAHLTCVNASRAEIARQLDEFEALGVGNILALRGDPPEGEKDFVPPADGFKLASELVAFIKTRKPRFCVGVAGFPEGHPKAPDLKTDITYLKQKIDAGAEYVITQLFFDNQHYFAFLKRCRAAGINVPVIPGLMPISSLGQIKRMTQTCGATIPPELLARLEKYPVETLKIGGQHALAQAQGLLAAGVPGLHFFVLNQSEPIASILSQIES; this comes from the coding sequence ATGAAGGTCAGTGAAGCCCTCCGCCAGGGCGACCCGACCCTCTCCTTCGAGTTTTTCCCGCCCCGGACCCCCGAGCAGGAAGAGCGCCTCTTCGCGACGGTAAAAGAGCTTAAGCGGTTCGAACCGGACTTCGTTTCGGTCACCTACGGCGCCATGGGGCGGACGCGGGAAAAGACGGCGCACTGGGTCAAGGAAATTAAGGATAAATTCCAGATCGAACCGGTCGCCCACCTGACCTGCGTCAATGCCAGCCGCGCCGAGATCGCCCGGCAGCTCGACGAATTCGAAGCGCTGGGCGTCGGCAACATCCTTGCTTTGCGCGGCGATCCGCCGGAGGGCGAAAAAGATTTTGTCCCGCCGGCCGACGGTTTTAAACTGGCCAGCGAGCTGGTCGCTTTCATCAAAACGCGCAAACCGCGGTTTTGCGTCGGCGTCGCCGGTTTCCCCGAAGGCCATCCCAAAGCGCCCGACCTGAAAACCGATATTACCTACCTGAAACAGAAGATCGACGCCGGCGCGGAATACGTTATCACCCAGCTCTTTTTCGACAACCAGCACTACTTTGCTTTCCTGAAACGGTGCCGCGCGGCCGGGATCAACGTGCCGGTCATCCCCGGCCTGATGCCGATCAGCAGTCTCGGCCAGATCAAGCGGATGACCCAAACGTGCGGCGCCACGATCCCGCCGGAATTGCTGGCCCGGCTGGAAAAATATCCTGTTGAAACGCTGAAAATTGGGGGTCAACACGCCCTCGCCCAGGCCCAGGGACTACTGGCCGCCGGCGTCCCCGGGCTCCACTTTTTTGTCCTGAACCAGTCCGAACCAATTGCCTCGATCCTTTCCCAAATCGAATCTTAA
- the lnt gene encoding apolipoprotein N-acyltransferase, whose translation MHRYYSIGAGLLLALAFPKFDLWWLAWVALVPFFIVLDRAEKPRAAARAALWFGLPFFGCTLFWVTSLSRYVGLWAYVAWLCLIVFQTLFVVLFAVCSYRLAGFWKAVLWVLLVELARAWGPFGVTAGGIGYSQVQLLPLVQIAAFSQVYGVSFLVVFCNAALADVVATFRSPAGNGGLKPAATLGLAIVLILIAWTYGETTINNSKLLTNNLPRIALLQPNIDQFDRMNQSLVNRNFALQAEMAREAAKSKPEVIVWPETALYAYILRDPLIFQRFRELARETGAWQVVGTAHYDYDGLIYNSIIAITPSGEVTARYDKENLVPFGEYLPFRPFLLPLLRSTGYFSQDFAANPRSVPLPVAGRQVAAGVCFESTFPAAMKKRVKPDSAYILILTNDAWFDDSAAPYIHYNCGIFRAIENRRWFVQCGNSGISAVIDPWGRAVKRTKVGSRALLLLGKTEPGL comes from the coding sequence ATGCACCGTTACTATTCAATAGGCGCGGGGCTGCTGTTAGCCCTGGCTTTTCCCAAGTTCGACCTCTGGTGGCTTGCCTGGGTGGCGCTGGTGCCGTTTTTTATCGTCCTTGACCGGGCGGAAAAGCCGCGCGCCGCCGCGCGCGCCGCGCTGTGGTTCGGCCTCCCCTTTTTCGGCTGCACGCTCTTCTGGGTCACATCGCTCAGCCGCTATGTCGGCCTCTGGGCTTATGTCGCCTGGCTTTGCCTGATCGTTTTCCAAACCCTTTTTGTCGTCCTGTTCGCCGTCTGTTCGTACCGCTTAGCCGGCTTCTGGAAAGCGGTGCTTTGGGTGTTGCTGGTCGAGCTTGCCCGGGCCTGGGGTCCTTTTGGCGTCACGGCCGGCGGAATAGGCTACTCGCAGGTCCAATTGCTGCCGCTGGTCCAGATCGCCGCTTTTTCCCAGGTCTACGGCGTCAGCTTTCTCGTCGTTTTCTGCAACGCCGCCTTGGCTGACGTAGTGGCGACCTTTAGGTCGCCAGCCGGAAATGGCGGGCTAAAGCCCGCCGCTACTTTGGGATTGGCAATTGTTTTAATTCTAATTGCCTGGACCTACGGAGAAACAACAATTAATAATTCTAAATTATTAACTAATAATTTGCCCAGGATCGCCTTGCTCCAGCCCAACATTGACCAGTTCGACCGGATGAACCAGAGCCTGGTGAACCGGAATTTCGCCCTCCAGGCGGAGATGGCCAGGGAAGCGGCGAAAAGCAAACCGGAGGTCATCGTCTGGCCGGAGACGGCTCTTTACGCTTACATCCTCCGCGATCCGCTGATCTTCCAGCGGTTCCGGGAGCTGGCGCGCGAGACCGGGGCGTGGCAGGTGGTCGGCACCGCCCATTACGATTACGACGGCCTGATCTACAATTCGATCATCGCCATTACCCCGTCCGGCGAAGTGACGGCGCGATACGATAAGGAGAACCTGGTCCCGTTCGGGGAGTATCTCCCGTTCCGGCCGTTCCTTTTGCCGCTCCTCCGTTCGACCGGCTACTTCAGCCAGGACTTTGCCGCCAATCCGCGGTCGGTCCCGCTGCCGGTCGCCGGCCGGCAGGTAGCTGCCGGCGTCTGCTTTGAATCGACCTTCCCGGCGGCGATGAAAAAAAGGGTCAAGCCGGACTCGGCCTACATCCTGATCCTGACCAACGATGCCTGGTTCGACGATTCGGCCGCGCCGTACATCCATTATAACTGCGGGATCTTCCGCGCGATCGAGAACCGGCGCTGGTTCGTCCAGTGCGGCAACAGCGGGATCTCGGCGGTGATCGATCCGTGGGGGCGGGCGGTCAAGCGGACAAAGGTGGGGAGCCGGGCACTACTGCTGCTGGGTAAAACCGAGCCGGGCCTGTAA
- a CDS encoding type III pantothenate kinase, with protein sequence MLLTIDVGNTSTTCGLFSGAKLVKTWRVATAQLPRGLRDYGAKEVIIGSVVPKADKTLRRRFPRARFVTYHDVGLKVKMARPAEVGIDRLVDALAAVKLYGAPAIIVDFGTATTFDVVSAKGEYLGGAIAPGIMLSRDILHERTAKLPRIDVKAPKHVVGKSTVEAMQSGLVFGYVAMVEGLIKHISSALGIRHSALKVIATGGLARLICKYTPVIDIIDDNLTLYGLRLCRKN encoded by the coding sequence ATGCTGCTGACCATCGACGTCGGGAATACGAGCACGACCTGCGGGTTATTTAGCGGCGCGAAACTGGTAAAGACCTGGCGCGTGGCGACCGCGCAGTTACCCCGGGGACTAAGGGACTACGGGGCCAAGGAAGTCATCATCGGTTCGGTTGTCCCCAAGGCCGACAAAACGCTCCGGCGCCGCTTCCCCCGGGCCAGGTTCGTCACTTATCATGATGTCGGGCTTAAAGTGAAAATGGCCCGGCCGGCCGAGGTCGGGATCGACCGCCTGGTCGACGCCCTGGCCGCCGTCAAGCTGTACGGCGCGCCGGCGATCATCGTCGACTTCGGCACCGCCACCACGTTTGACGTCGTTTCGGCCAAAGGGGAATACCTGGGCGGGGCGATCGCCCCCGGGATCATGCTCTCGCGCGACATCCTCCACGAACGGACCGCCAAGCTCCCCCGGATCGACGTTAAAGCCCCCAAACATGTCGTCGGCAAGAGCACCGTTGAAGCGATGCAGAGCGGTCTAGTGTTCGGTTACGTCGCCATGGTCGAAGGGCTTATTAAACACATCAGTTCGGCATTAGGCATTAGGCATTCAGCCTTGAAGGTAATCGCGACTGGCGGGCTGGCGCGGCTGATTTGTAAGTACACGCCGGTTATTGATATAATAGACGATAACCTGACCCTGTACGGGTTAAGACTATGTCGGAAGAATTAA
- the mdh gene encoding malate dehydrogenase — protein sequence MKPKVTVVGAGNVGAQCAYRLAQREAANVTLIDVVEGLPQGKALDMSQAGAIDGFDSVITGTNDYADTKDSAVVVITAGLARKPGMSRDDLIHKNAAIMKSVVENCVKYSPHAVLLIVTNPLDVMTHYAQRISGFPANRVLGMAPLLDAARMQYFIAQALKVSIKDVYAEVLGSHGDLMVPVPRLSTAKGKPITELLTPEQIKLIVDKTTSGGAEIVGLLKTGSAYYAPGSAAAKMAEAIVKDKKEVISSCCRLDGQFGIKDVYLGVPAKLGKAGVEELVEIELTGEERSALQNAAKAVQALYPVLP from the coding sequence ATGAAGCCAAAAGTCACCGTCGTCGGGGCCGGGAATGTCGGGGCGCAGTGCGCTTACCGGCTGGCCCAGCGCGAGGCCGCCAACGTCACGCTGATCGACGTCGTTGAGGGCCTTCCCCAGGGGAAAGCGCTTGATATGTCGCAGGCCGGCGCAATTGACGGTTTTGACTCGGTGATCACCGGGACGAACGATTACGCCGACACCAAAGATTCCGCGGTCGTCGTCATCACCGCCGGCCTCGCCCGCAAACCGGGAATGTCCCGCGACGACCTGATCCACAAGAACGCCGCGATCATGAAAAGCGTGGTGGAAAATTGCGTTAAGTATTCCCCGCACGCCGTCCTCCTGATCGTCACCAACCCGCTCGACGTGATGACCCATTACGCCCAACGGATCTCCGGTTTCCCGGCCAACCGGGTGCTCGGCATGGCCCCGCTCCTCGACGCCGCCCGGATGCAGTATTTTATCGCCCAGGCGCTGAAAGTCTCGATCAAGGATGTTTACGCGGAAGTGCTTGGCAGTCACGGCGACCTGATGGTCCCGGTCCCCCGGTTATCGACGGCTAAAGGGAAACCGATCACCGAACTGCTGACGCCGGAACAGATCAAACTTATAGTTGATAAAACGACGAGCGGCGGCGCCGAGATCGTCGGCCTGCTCAAGACCGGCTCCGCTTATTACGCCCCCGGCTCCGCCGCCGCCAAGATGGCCGAAGCGATCGTTAAGGATAAAAAAGAAGTAATCAGCAGCTGCTGCCGCCTGGACGGCCAGTTCGGGATCAAGGATGTTTACCTAGGGGTTCCGGCTAAACTCGGCAAAGCCGGCGTTGAGGAGCTCGTGGAGATCGAACTGACGGGCGAAGAAAGGTCCGCCCTGCAAAACGCGGCTAAAGCGGTCCAGGCGCTTTACCCGGTCCTGCCATAA
- a CDS encoding YqeG family HAD IIIA-type phosphatase: MFGLNALLEACRPRAVVKDIREIDFRALKARGITALLFDIDDTLLPRAVNDIYPELYERIAALKQEGFRLCLTSNSRHPLRVKYIGDTLGVPAISFGFKPLPFAFRRSLEILKAKPEETAMIGDQLFMDILGANLVGLYSIFIWHRIPESFAPRIWMRQAEDWVLAKLGFSTPL; encoded by the coding sequence ATGTTTGGTTTGAACGCGTTGCTTGAAGCCTGCCGGCCCCGGGCGGTCGTCAAGGATATCCGGGAGATCGATTTCCGGGCGCTGAAAGCGCGCGGGATAACCGCCCTCTTGTTCGATATCGACGACACCCTGCTCCCCCGCGCGGTCAACGACATCTACCCCGAGCTTTATGAGCGGATCGCCGCGCTCAAGCAAGAGGGTTTCCGGCTCTGCCTGACGTCGAACAGCCGGCACCCGCTCCGGGTCAAGTATATCGGCGACACGCTCGGCGTCCCGGCCATTTCGTTCGGCTTTAAACCGCTCCCCTTCGCTTTCCGGCGTTCGCTGGAGATCCTCAAGGCCAAGCCGGAGGAAACGGCGATGATCGGCGACCAGCTCTTCATGGATATCCTGGGGGCGAACCTGGTCGGATTATATTCGATCTTCATCTGGCACCGGATACCGGAGAGTTTCGCGCCGCGGATCTGGATGAGGCAGGCAGAGGACTGGGTGCTGGCTAAATTAGGTTTTTCAACGCCTCTTTGA
- the ruvA gene encoding Holliday junction branch migration protein RuvA, with product MIAHLQGILEHVDQGHVVIEVGGIGYRVNVPSAVLARLPQVGQQVKLYTSQIVREDDISLFGFLNREERALFNLLLSVSGVGPKLAMALISGFPLDRLVAGIAQGDIALLSSISGVGRKKAELIVVELKEKIAKTYAVKPSEMAAGIKGEGALVSDAIAALISLGYSPKEAREAIMRLKTDHLASVEAILKEALKNLI from the coding sequence ATGATCGCGCATCTCCAGGGTATCCTTGAGCATGTCGACCAGGGCCACGTGGTGATCGAGGTCGGCGGGATCGGTTACCGCGTCAACGTCCCCTCCGCCGTCCTGGCCCGCCTTCCCCAGGTCGGCCAGCAGGTCAAGCTGTACACCAGCCAGATCGTCCGCGAGGACGACATCTCGCTCTTCGGCTTCCTGAACCGGGAAGAGCGGGCGCTTTTCAACCTCCTGCTCTCCGTTTCCGGCGTCGGCCCCAAGCTTGCCATGGCGCTCATTTCCGGCTTTCCGCTCGACCGGCTGGTGGCCGGCATTGCCCAGGGCGATATTGCGCTCCTTTCCTCGATCTCCGGGGTCGGCCGCAAGAAAGCGGAATTGATCGTCGTGGAGTTGAAAGAAAAGATCGCCAAGACCTATGCCGTCAAGCCGTCGGAAATGGCGGCGGGGATCAAGGGCGAGGGGGCGCTGGTCTCCGACGCGATCGCGGCGCTGATCTCGCTCGGTTATTCGCCCAAAGAAGCCCGCGAAGCGATCATGCGGTTAAAGACCGACCACCTTGCTTCGGTCGAAGCGATCCTCAAAGAGGCGTTGAAAAACCTAATTTAG
- a CDS encoding ABC transporter substrate-binding protein, with translation MRFRSCRLVFLICFVFSISYFVFPANAKEYDGIWFLGFNTQLPPFDSLRVRQAVAHALDKEFIARTIVSDEVVPVSFVPPGMPGYDPELRPYKQNIPFAKTLLKRAKYNVNDRRLKNIPLLHTDGVKTIAIAQRIAADLRRIGLQIEPVQVSYQDQAQWDRELASGKYPLFLLGYKANPGALFTTEATVATADSGQLLAPLFKQGGEANFGYFSDPAVNRQFDQLSVLNPALTRERGQKLREINRLLYKQLPAVVLFYIERL, from the coding sequence ATGCGCTTTAGATCTTGCCGCTTAGTATTTCTTATTTGTTTCGTATTTAGTATTTCGTATTTCGTATTTCCGGCTAATGCCAAGGAGTACGACGGCATTTGGTTCCTCGGCTTCAACACCCAGTTGCCGCCGTTCGACAGTTTAAGGGTCCGGCAGGCGGTCGCCCACGCCCTGGATAAGGAGTTTATCGCCCGGACGATCGTCAGCGACGAGGTGGTCCCGGTCAGCTTTGTCCCGCCCGGCATGCCCGGCTACGATCCGGAGCTGCGGCCCTACAAACAGAACATCCCCTTCGCCAAGACCTTGCTGAAACGGGCCAAATACAACGTCAACGACCGCCGGCTCAAGAACATCCCGCTCCTGCACACCGACGGGGTCAAGACGATCGCGATCGCCCAACGGATCGCCGCCGATCTGCGGCGGATCGGCCTGCAGATCGAGCCGGTCCAGGTCAGTTACCAGGACCAGGCGCAGTGGGACCGGGAACTGGCTTCCGGCAAATACCCGCTCTTCCTGCTGGGCTATAAGGCAAACCCCGGCGCCCTGTTCACCACCGAAGCGACGGTCGCTACCGCCGACAGCGGCCAATTGCTGGCGCCGTTGTTCAAGCAGGGGGGCGAAGCGAATTTCGGCTATTTCAGCGACCCGGCCGTCAACCGGCAATTCGACCAGCTCTCGGTCCTTAATCCGGCGCTGACCCGCGAACGGGGACAAAAACTGCGCGAGATCAACCGGCTGCTCTACAAGCAGCTGCCGGCCGTCGTCCTGTTCTACATCGAGCGGCTATGA
- a CDS encoding FumA C-terminus/TtdB family hydratase beta subunit has product MPIAIKTPLSDKDRKKLKAGDRVLISGTIYTARDAAHQRFGNNPPFDLPGAILYYASPTPTPPGKVIGAIGPTTSSRMDAFTPALLAKGLRVMIGKGRRGPEVKKAMKKYGAVFLVVPGGTAALLSQQVRKAAVLAYPELGAEAVHRLEVVNFPAIVAIDSKGKDLFDAL; this is encoded by the coding sequence ATGCCCATCGCTATAAAAACACCACTATCTGATAAGGATCGTAAAAAGCTGAAAGCGGGCGACCGGGTCCTGATCAGCGGGACGATCTATACCGCCCGCGACGCCGCCCACCAGCGGTTCGGGAACAACCCGCCTTTTGACCTGCCAGGGGCGATCCTCTATTACGCTTCGCCGACGCCGACCCCGCCCGGTAAAGTGATCGGCGCGATCGGGCCGACGACCAGCTCGCGGATGGACGCCTTTACCCCGGCCCTGCTGGCCAAAGGCTTGAGAGTGATGATTGGCAAAGGGCGCCGCGGGCCGGAAGTCAAAAAGGCGATGAAAAAATACGGCGCCGTTTTTCTCGTCGTTCCCGGCGGGACAGCCGCCCTCCTTTCCCAACAGGTCAGGAAAGCGGCCGTGCTCGCCTACCCCGAGCTTGGCGCCGAAGCGGTCCACCGGCTCGAGGTCGTCAACTTTCCCGCCATAGTTGCTATCGACAGTAAAGGAAAAGACTTGTTCGATGCGCTTTAG